From the genome of Deltaproteobacteria bacterium, one region includes:
- a CDS encoding YdcF family protein, translating to MPALFRRRQVWLPTPWGVLVLTAAAAGLVAWLLRAANGFLALDEPAVLPDGRPAPVLVIEGWLGEDELAQAAVIFRRGGYRRAITSGGPIESFATFPSFAERAADFLRRHGLAGLPLDAVPAPKTAQDRTFASAVWVRDWAADRGVAMEAFDVVSSSVHARRTRLLYRMAFGPETRIGVLSTSPASYDEQRWWTSSPAFKDLFGEILGLAWTKCCFWPGRPGSHEERWAVPAPGAPAHRAQAPP from the coding sequence TTGCCCGCCTTGTTCCGCCGCCGCCAGGTCTGGCTTCCGACGCCGTGGGGCGTCCTGGTCCTGACCGCCGCCGCGGCCGGCCTGGTGGCCTGGCTCCTGCGCGCGGCGAACGGCTTCCTTGCGCTCGACGAGCCCGCCGTCCTGCCGGACGGCCGCCCTGCGCCCGTGCTCGTGATCGAGGGCTGGCTCGGCGAAGACGAGCTCGCGCAGGCGGCCGTGATCTTCCGCCGCGGGGGCTATCGGCGCGCGATCACCTCCGGTGGTCCGATCGAGTCGTTCGCCACCTTCCCGAGCTTCGCCGAGCGCGCGGCCGACTTCCTGCGCCGCCACGGGCTCGCCGGCCTGCCGCTCGATGCCGTACCGGCGCCGAAAACGGCCCAGGACCGCACCTTCGCGAGCGCCGTCTGGGTGCGCGACTGGGCGGCGGATCGGGGCGTCGCGATGGAGGCGTTCGACGTGGTGTCGAGCAGCGTGCACGCGCGCCGGACCCGGCTCCTCTACCGGATGGCCTTCGGGCCCGAGACCCGGATCGGCGTGCTGTCCACGAGCCCCGCCAGCTACGACGAGCAGCGCTGGTGGACGAGCAGCCCGGCCTTCAAGGACCTGTTCGGAGAGATCCTGGGCCTGGCCTGGACGAAGTGCTGCTTCTGGCCGGGGCGGCCGGGCTCGCACGAGGAGCGCTGGGCGGTGCCGGCGCCCGGGGCGCCGGCGCACCGCGCGCAGGCGCCTCCGTGA
- a CDS encoding EpsI family protein → MTHDDRISSLLVALLLAVGAGAWALALRPALHVDASPLASLPRQLGPWAARDVPLESNVEAMLRADYNVQRAYDHPLGDRVWVYFGYYGTERGGRPEHTPTQCYEAHGWKILDHRKIDEGSGLGVNEMVVSLDGKRELVHYWFRSFRATGLRGGLDQTLDRLLGRLLQGRADGSLVRVSTALHDDDLLPARSRLQSFARAFDAQLAAHWPREQTGLEPVAARVAATRR, encoded by the coding sequence ATGACGCACGACGACCGGATCAGCAGCCTGCTCGTTGCCCTCCTCCTGGCCGTCGGGGCCGGTGCCTGGGCGCTCGCCCTGCGGCCGGCGCTGCACGTCGACGCGAGCCCGCTCGCGTCGCTGCCGAGGCAGCTCGGGCCGTGGGCCGCGCGCGACGTGCCGCTCGAATCGAACGTCGAGGCGATGCTGCGCGCCGACTACAACGTGCAGCGCGCCTACGACCATCCGCTGGGCGATCGCGTCTGGGTGTACTTCGGCTACTACGGGACCGAGCGCGGCGGCCGCCCCGAGCACACGCCGACGCAGTGTTACGAGGCGCACGGCTGGAAGATCCTCGATCACCGGAAGATCGACGAGGGCAGCGGACTGGGCGTGAACGAGATGGTCGTCTCGCTCGATGGCAAGCGCGAGCTCGTGCACTACTGGTTCCGCTCGTTCCGGGCCACCGGGCTGCGCGGCGGCCTCGATCAGACGCTCGACCGGCTGCTCGGCCGCCTGCTCCAGGGCCGCGCGGACGGCTCGCTGGTGCGCGTCTCGACGGCGCTGCACGACGACGACCTCCTGCCGGCGCGCAGCCGGCTCCAGTCCTTCGCACGCGCCTTCGACGCGCAGCTCGCCGCGCACTGGCCGCGCGAACAGACGGGGCTGGAGCCGGTGGCCGCACGGGTGGCCGCGACGCGGCGCTGA
- a CDS encoding CpsD/CapB family tyrosine-protein kinase, translated as MGEIHEALRRANRVPGTSGPPPPDPLRERQPDPEIVEAFRTMAPKPAAEAPPGRVGRVSHDKSGRWQSREVVVDAQGPASESLRHLALRLRRELEARNARSVAVLSAVREEGKTTLACNLALALASVSSERTVALVDLDLRKPRVASSFELRAGTGIEDVLAGRADLPSACVSLDLPQLDVYPAFRPQPDAYRTLSMPSLAGVVRELERRYEIVLVDTPPMLLVPDAALILGPIGTAIVVGRAGRSTRSSLEATCKLIPKDRLIGAILNEGVLPVRASSYGYYGDPGGE; from the coding sequence GTGGGTGAGATCCACGAGGCGTTGCGCCGCGCCAACCGGGTCCCGGGAACCTCCGGTCCGCCGCCGCCCGACCCGCTGCGCGAACGGCAGCCGGACCCGGAGATCGTGGAGGCGTTCCGGACGATGGCGCCGAAGCCGGCAGCGGAGGCCCCGCCCGGCCGGGTCGGCCGGGTCTCCCACGACAAGAGCGGGCGCTGGCAGTCACGCGAGGTGGTGGTCGACGCGCAGGGGCCTGCGTCCGAGTCGCTGCGCCACCTCGCGCTGCGCCTGCGCCGCGAGCTCGAGGCCCGCAACGCGCGCAGCGTCGCGGTGCTGAGTGCCGTCCGCGAAGAAGGCAAGACCACGCTCGCCTGCAACCTCGCCCTCGCGCTTGCTTCGGTCAGCAGCGAGCGAACGGTCGCACTCGTGGACCTCGACCTGCGCAAGCCGCGCGTCGCGTCGAGCTTCGAGCTGCGCGCCGGGACCGGCATCGAGGACGTCCTCGCCGGGCGCGCCGACCTCCCGTCCGCCTGCGTGTCGCTCGACCTGCCGCAGCTCGACGTCTATCCCGCGTTCCGTCCCCAGCCCGACGCCTACCGGACGCTCTCGATGCCGTCGCTCGCGGGGGTCGTCCGCGAGCTCGAGCGCCGCTACGAGATCGTCCTCGTCGACACCCCGCCCATGCTGCTGGTCCCCGACGCCGCCCTGATCCTCGGGCCGATCGGGACCGCGATCGTCGTGGGCCGTGCCGGGAGGTCGACGCGCAGCTCCCTCGAGGCGACCTGCAAGCTGATCCCGAAGGACCGCCTGATCGGTGCGATCCTGAACGAAGGGGTGCTGCCGGTCCGCGCGAGCTCCTACGGGTACTACGGAGACCCGGGTGGGGAGTAG
- a CDS encoding AAA family ATPase has product MYEPFFGLREPPFSLTPDPRFLWLSETHEEGLASLYYGIARRKGFVLLTGEVGAGKTTLLRAVLDRLPADTETALILNTAGLSPLDLLKLIATEYGLDPSGASKSDLLISLNRFLLGRLKRHLNTVLVVDEAQNLDTPALEEIRLLSNLETDTEKLLQIVLTGQPELLDRLAEPGMRQLRQRIALEHHVEALRPEEIGLYLRHRIEVAGGKYEDLFEGGLEPIFYAASLGCPRLISLLADRALLAAYSRQMKPVEASLLERKAEQIAALRVGQPNTSTGLGSGSRG; this is encoded by the coding sequence ATGTACGAGCCCTTCTTCGGCCTCCGGGAGCCCCCCTTCTCGCTGACGCCCGACCCGCGTTTCCTCTGGCTGTCGGAGACGCACGAGGAGGGCCTGGCCTCCCTCTACTACGGCATCGCCAGGCGGAAGGGATTCGTCCTCCTCACCGGGGAGGTGGGAGCGGGGAAAACCACCCTGCTGCGCGCCGTGCTCGACCGGCTTCCTGCCGACACCGAGACGGCCCTGATCCTGAACACCGCCGGCCTGAGCCCGCTCGACCTGCTCAAGCTGATCGCCACGGAGTACGGCCTCGATCCGAGCGGAGCCTCGAAGTCCGATCTCCTGATCTCGCTCAACCGCTTCCTGCTGGGCCGCCTGAAGCGCCACCTGAACACCGTGCTCGTGGTCGACGAGGCCCAGAACCTCGACACACCCGCGCTCGAGGAGATCCGCCTGCTCTCCAACCTCGAGACCGACACCGAGAAGCTGCTCCAGATCGTGCTGACCGGGCAGCCGGAGCTCCTGGATCGGCTCGCCGAGCCCGGCATGCGCCAGCTCCGCCAGCGGATCGCCCTCGAGCACCACGTCGAGGCGCTCCGGCCCGAAGAGATCGGGCTCTACCTCCGGCATCGGATCGAGGTGGCGGGCGGCAAGTACGAGGATCTCTTCGAGGGCGGGCTCGAGCCCATCTTCTACGCCGCGTCGCTTGGCTGCCCGCGCCTGATCAGCCTGCTGGCGGACCGCGCCCTGCTCGCTGCCTACTCGCGCCAGATGAAGCCCGTCGAGGCGAGCCTGCTCGAGCGCAAGGCCGAGCAGATCGCGGCCCTACGGGTGGGGCAGCCCAACACGAGCACGGGCCTCGGAAGCGGAAGCCGTGGGTGA